GGAGAATTACATTTTTATTCACGGGGATATCTGCGATGAGGAGTTAGTTACAAATATTTTAACAGATTATGAAGTCGATACCATCGTTCATTTTGCTGCGGAAACTCACGTAGACAATAGTATACAAAACCCTGACCCTTTTATCAAAACCAATATTACAGGTACCCATGTCTTATTAAAATCAGCAAAAACTGTTTGGGAAGCTCCAACCGGATACAAGGATAAAAAGTTTTTATATATTTCGACCGATGAGGTATATGGTACACTAGGCAAGGAAGGATATTTTAGAGAAGATTCCCCAGTCTATCCCAAAAATCCGTACTCCGCTGCAAAAGCTTCCGCAGAATTATTGTGCAAATCCTATTATAATACCTACGGTTTACCTGTTTTAATAAGTCGTTGTAGCAATAACTATGGTCCTGGTCAGCACCCCGAAAAGCTTATTCCTCTTTTAATAAAGAACTTAACTGAAAAAAAGAAACTTCCCATATATGGTGACGGCACTGCGGTAAGGGACTGGTTATATGTAGGCGACCACTGTTCTGCCATAGAGAAGATACTGGATTTAGGCAAGCCGGGGGAGATATATAACATTGGCTGCAATAATGAAAAAAACACTCTGGAAATTGCAGAAATACTGCTCTCTATGATACCAACCACGCCTGCTGTCACCCTACAGGATGCTGTTAGTTTTGTACCAGACCGACCTGGCCATGATATGCGGTATGCCATAGATGCAAGTAAGCTTACAACAGAGCTTGGCTGGAAACCTAAAACAGATTTTGCACAAGGTCTTTTTAATACTGTTAATTGGTACCTCAAAAAATACAAACAATAACATAGTATTTACTGCGAAATATAATAAGGTGCCTTGCCACTCCACCAGAATCTGTTTTGGTGATTTAGACTGTTTCCATCACACAAGTAATTGTTTAAATCGAACTACAAAGATTAGATTATCACCTACAAAACTATTTCAGTTAGGAGGAACGTCATATGAGGGAAGACGGACTATATAAAAGCGGGGAATTTGCAAAAAAAGCCAATGTGTCCATCCGTACTATCCGTTACTATGATAAGCAAGGGCTTTTAAAACCTTCCTATGTAAACAAGTCCGGCTATCGTTTTTATAGTGACCTAGATTTTGCAAAACTCCAGAAAATAGTGAGCCTAAAATCCCTTGGTTTTTCTTTAGAAGAGATTATGGAACTTGTCGTACGAGATAATGAGCATAATTATCTATTACAAAGCTTTCATCAACAATTAGAGCTGATACGAAGCAAACAGGAGCATCTTAAGCTTATGGAGGAATCTCTCTTATCAGCTACAAAAGAATTGGGGTTAAAGGAGCAAATTGGATGGGAGCAGGTTCTTCATCTAATTCATCTCTCAAATATGGAAAAAGATATACTGAATCAGTATCACAATGCTTCCAACACCAAGATAAGAATCTCACTTCATAAAACCTACAGCCAAAATTCACAAGGCTGGTTTCCATGGCTTTATTCTCATTATAACATAGCTCCCGGAGAAACTGTTTTGGAGCTTGGCTGCGGTAATGGAGAGCTTTGGAGGATGAATCAGGAAAAGTTACCACAAAATGTAAAACTTCTGCTGACCGATTTGTCCTCGGGCATGTTAAAAGATACAAAAAAAGTTCTGGCACATACTGGCCTGTACACCCAGTATCATATACTCGATTGCCACAAGCTGCCCTTTAAAGATAATACAATAGATAAAATCATTGCAAACCATGTAATGTTTTACATCAAAGACCGAAATAGCACCTTTCTTGAAATAAAGCGGGCACTAAAAACAGATGGGGTTTTTTATTGCAGTACCTATGGTAAAGAACATATGAAGGAAGTCAATGATTTAGTAAAAGAATTTGATTGTCATATTGCTCTTTCAGAAATAAATCTATACGAAATATTTGGTCTGGAGAATGGAGCACAACAGCTTTCCAAGGTGTTCTCTGATGTCACTTTAAAAGTGTATGAGGATTATTTACTGGTAGATGAAGTTCAGCCTTTAATTGATTATATACTTTCCTGCCATGGTAATCAACTTACGTACTTAAAGCATAGATATGTCGAATTCAAAGATTTTCTAAGTACTAAATTAAGAAAATATGGCAGTATCAGAATTACAAAAATGGCAGGTATGTTTATTTGCCGTAAATAGCCTAAATTAAGCTGCACCTGAATAAACTATAACATATGGAGGTGCAGCTTTATGTTAAAAAAGAATTTAAGTACTTTAATTATTTTTATCCTGTTGCCAATTGCAGTCGGAATGATTTCCTCCGTACTTGCCGGTAACATAGCCGGAACCTACAGTCAGCTTAACCAGCCGGAATTAAGCCCTCCTGCTGCTGTCTTTCCTATTATATGGACAATATTGTACACATTAATGGGTATCTCCTCCTTTCTTATATTTATATCCGATTCTCCGTATAAAGAAAAAGCTTTATGGATTTACTTTCTACAGCTTTTTATTATTTTTTTGTGGTCTCCCATCTTTTTCGGTCTGCAACTGTATCTGCTCGGCTTTCTTTGGCTGCTTTTATTAGTAGTACTAATTGTTATAATGATACTGCGTTTCTATTCCATTGACCCTGTAGCCGCCTATTTACTGATTCCCTATTTGCTGTGGTGCATCTTTGCTGCTTATCTAAGTTTCGGAATCTATGCAAGGAATACATAAAAAATAATTCCATTTCTACTTATGCTTATGTTGACGAATACTCTTCCTCGTGATATAACTAAATAGGTTGATTATTGAATACAAAAAGAAGCTAATATAAAAAACTATGGAGGAATCAACATGACATCAGTTGACAATTTAGATACGATTCCGGTCGCACCTTTGAAGATTATATCCTTAGACAGCTTTAAGCCTTTGGCTAATAAAGTTGATAAGTTAATTGTAACCACCAGGCAAAGCGAAGCCGAAACAAAGAATCCCATCTATTCCTTTCCCGGCTATGTAGCCGACAGTTATTTGGTAGATGCAGATTGCCCAAGATTCAGTTCCGGAGAAGCGAAAGGTATATTAAGAGATTCTGTTCACGGCACTGATTTATTTATACTTGCCGATGTAGTAAATAATAATCTTTCCTATGGTTTTTATGGAATTGAGAACCGAAAATCTCCTGATGATCAATTCCAGGACTTAAAAAGAATGATAGATGCGTGCAATGGAAAGGCTCACCGTATTAATGTGATTATTCCTTTTCTATACGAAAGCAGACAGGACAAAAGAACTAATTTGGAATCGTTGGATTGTGCTACCGCACTACAGGAACTACTCTACATGGGCGTTAAAAATATTATTACTTTTGATGCTCACGACCCCAGAATAGCCAATGCGATACCAATTAGCGGCTTTGATAATTTTTATACCTCCTATCAGTTTATTCAATCTTTGTTGACTACTGAAAAGCATTTAAGTCTTGCAAAAGAGGATTTTATGGTAGTAAGCCCGGATGAGGGCGGTATGTCAAAAGCTGTTTTTTATGCTAATATCCTAGGTGTAGATATGGGTATGTTTTACAAAAGGCGTGATTACTCAGTGGTTGTAGATGGTAAAAATCCTATTGCTGCACATGAATTTCTAGGTACCAGTGTGGAAGGTAAATCTATTTACATTATGGATGATATGATTGCCTCAGGACAAAGTGTTTTAGAAGTGGCAGCTGAATTAAAGAAACGTAAGGCTGATAAGATATACATAGCTGCTACCTTTGGTTTATTTACAGAAGGCTATGAGCAATTTGATAAATATTATGAGGCAGGTCTTTTTGACCGTGTATACACTACTAACTTAACCTATTGTTCCGAAGAATTAATGAGTAAGCCTTATTATGCTACTGTTGACATTAGTCGTTATCTAGCCCTAATTATTCATACAATTAATCATGACAAGACATTGGAAGATATCTCAAATCCTAAAGCAAGAATTCAAGAAATGGTACGTGAATATAAAAGCAAATAACTCTTATTGCTATAGTACTTTTATGCAACAAACC
The nucleotide sequence above comes from Anaerocolumna cellulosilytica. Encoded proteins:
- a CDS encoding ribose-phosphate pyrophosphokinase, whose translation is MTSVDNLDTIPVAPLKIISLDSFKPLANKVDKLIVTTRQSEAETKNPIYSFPGYVADSYLVDADCPRFSSGEAKGILRDSVHGTDLFILADVVNNNLSYGFYGIENRKSPDDQFQDLKRMIDACNGKAHRINVIIPFLYESRQDKRTNLESLDCATALQELLYMGVKNIITFDAHDPRIANAIPISGFDNFYTSYQFIQSLLTTEKHLSLAKEDFMVVSPDEGGMSKAVFYANILGVDMGMFYKRRDYSVVVDGKNPIAAHEFLGTSVEGKSIYIMDDMIASGQSVLEVAAELKKRKADKIYIAATFGLFTEGYEQFDKYYEAGLFDRVYTTNLTYCSEELMSKPYYATVDISRYLALIIHTINHDKTLEDISNPKARIQEMVREYKSK
- a CDS encoding TspO/MBR family protein; translated protein: MLKKNLSTLIIFILLPIAVGMISSVLAGNIAGTYSQLNQPELSPPAAVFPIIWTILYTLMGISSFLIFISDSPYKEKALWIYFLQLFIIFLWSPIFFGLQLYLLGFLWLLLLVVLIVIMILRFYSIDPVAAYLLIPYLLWCIFAAYLSFGIYARNT
- a CDS encoding MerR family transcriptional regulator, which gives rise to MREDGLYKSGEFAKKANVSIRTIRYYDKQGLLKPSYVNKSGYRFYSDLDFAKLQKIVSLKSLGFSLEEIMELVVRDNEHNYLLQSFHQQLELIRSKQEHLKLMEESLLSATKELGLKEQIGWEQVLHLIHLSNMEKDILNQYHNASNTKIRISLHKTYSQNSQGWFPWLYSHYNIAPGETVLELGCGNGELWRMNQEKLPQNVKLLLTDLSSGMLKDTKKVLAHTGLYTQYHILDCHKLPFKDNTIDKIIANHVMFYIKDRNSTFLEIKRALKTDGVFYCSTYGKEHMKEVNDLVKEFDCHIALSEINLYEIFGLENGAQQLSKVFSDVTLKVYEDYLLVDEVQPLIDYILSCHGNQLTYLKHRYVEFKDFLSTKLRKYGSIRITKMAGMFICRK
- the rfbB gene encoding dTDP-glucose 4,6-dehydratase, with amino-acid sequence MRTYLITGGMGFIGSNYIHYLYETQYMRTSEIPNCGDTDKTKSKETFRIINLDLLTYAANPEYVEEFNHLENYIFIHGDICDEELVTNILTDYEVDTIVHFAAETHVDNSIQNPDPFIKTNITGTHVLLKSAKTVWEAPTGYKDKKFLYISTDEVYGTLGKEGYFREDSPVYPKNPYSAAKASAELLCKSYYNTYGLPVLISRCSNNYGPGQHPEKLIPLLIKNLTEKKKLPIYGDGTAVRDWLYVGDHCSAIEKILDLGKPGEIYNIGCNNEKNTLEIAEILLSMIPTTPAVTLQDAVSFVPDRPGHDMRYAIDASKLTTELGWKPKTDFAQGLFNTVNWYLKKYKQ